The following proteins come from a genomic window of Hymenobacter canadensis:
- a CDS encoding hotdog fold thioesterase, producing MSQPPANAAVVRAEAVKDQMLQHDAFSHWLGLEVKEMGPGYCRLQFRVRPEMLNGFGILHGGVAFAAADSAFAFACNSHGRQSVALNATIDYLEAGRPDDLITVEAREESLKHKIGVYQLRLTNQHGIPLALFKGTAYRTSKEVL from the coding sequence ATGAGCCAGCCGCCCGCTAACGCCGCCGTGGTTCGCGCCGAAGCTGTGAAAGACCAGATGCTACAGCACGACGCCTTCAGCCACTGGCTGGGGCTGGAAGTGAAGGAAATGGGTCCCGGCTACTGCCGTCTGCAGTTTCGGGTGCGGCCCGAGATGCTCAACGGCTTCGGCATCCTGCACGGCGGCGTGGCCTTCGCCGCCGCCGACTCGGCCTTTGCTTTCGCCTGCAACAGCCATGGCCGCCAAAGCGTGGCCCTCAACGCCACCATCGACTACCTCGAAGCCGGCCGCCCCGACGACCTTATCACTGTGGAAGCCCGCGAGGAAAGCCTCAAGCACAAAATCGGGGTGTACCAGCTGCGCCTCACCAACCAGCACGGCATCCCGCTGGCCCTGTTCAAAGGCACCGCCTACCGGACGAGTAAGGAGGTGCTGTAA
- the pcaF gene encoding 3-oxoadipyl-CoA thiolase — MTQAYLIDGIRTPIGNFGGTLAAVRPDDLAAHAIRELLRRHPGLDPAAVADVLLGCANQAGEDNRNVARMALLLAGMPTTVPGETVNRLCASGLSASIAAARAIRSGDGDLFISGGVENMTRAPLVVSKPSKGFGTDSQMYDSSFGWRFINPQMQALYGTDAMGETAENLVDQYHISRDDQDQFALHSQQKAAAAQQAGRLAEEIAPVPIPQRKGELLLFAADEFLKPDTSLEGLGKLRPAFRKTGTVTAGNASGLNDGAAALLLASEAGIKQHNLTPLARIVSMGVAGVEPRIMGIGPVPASQQALQRAGLTLNDIDVIELNEAFAAQSLACLRALHLDDNDPRVNPNGGAIALGHPLGMSGARILNAAARELHRQHKRYALVTMCIGVGQGYAAIIERA; from the coding sequence ATGACCCAAGCCTACCTCATCGACGGAATCCGGACGCCCATCGGCAACTTTGGCGGCACGCTCGCGGCCGTGCGGCCCGACGACCTGGCGGCTCACGCCATCCGGGAACTGCTGCGCCGCCACCCTGGCCTCGACCCCGCCGCCGTGGCCGATGTGCTGCTGGGCTGCGCCAACCAGGCCGGCGAAGACAACCGCAACGTGGCCCGTATGGCGCTACTGCTGGCCGGTATGCCCACCACCGTGCCCGGCGAAACCGTAAATCGCCTCTGCGCCTCCGGCCTCTCGGCCAGCATTGCCGCCGCCCGCGCCATCCGCAGCGGCGACGGCGACCTGTTTATTTCTGGTGGGGTGGAGAACATGACGCGTGCCCCGCTGGTGGTATCTAAGCCCAGCAAAGGCTTCGGCACTGACTCGCAGATGTACGACTCCAGCTTCGGCTGGCGCTTCATCAACCCCCAGATGCAGGCCCTCTACGGCACCGACGCCATGGGCGAAACCGCCGAAAACCTGGTGGACCAGTACCACATCAGCCGCGACGACCAGGATCAGTTTGCGCTCCACTCGCAGCAGAAAGCCGCCGCCGCCCAGCAGGCCGGCCGCCTGGCCGAGGAAATTGCGCCGGTGCCCATTCCGCAGCGCAAGGGCGAGTTGCTGCTTTTCGCCGCAGATGAGTTTCTGAAGCCCGATACCAGCCTCGAAGGCCTCGGCAAGCTGCGTCCCGCGTTCCGCAAAACCGGCACCGTCACGGCCGGTAACGCCTCCGGCCTCAACGACGGCGCGGCAGCCCTGCTGCTGGCCTCGGAAGCCGGCATCAAGCAACACAACCTCACGCCGCTGGCCCGCATCGTGAGCATGGGCGTGGCCGGCGTGGAGCCGCGCATTATGGGCATCGGGCCGGTGCCAGCCAGCCAGCAGGCCCTGCAACGCGCCGGCCTCACGCTCAACGACATCGACGTAATCGAGCTGAACGAGGCCTTCGCCGCCCAAAGCCTGGCCTGCCTGCGCGCTTTGCACCTCGACGACAACGACCCACGCGTAAATCCCAACGGCGGCGCTATTGCCCTGGGCCACCCGCTGGGCATGAGTGGCGCCCGTATCCTCAACGCCGCCGCCCGCGAGCTACACCGCCAGCACAAGCGCTACGCCCTTGTCACGATGTGCATCGGCGTGGGCCAGGGCTACGCTGCTATTATTGAGCGAGCTTAG
- the paaZ gene encoding phenylacetic acid degradation bifunctional protein PaaZ, which translates to MAQLLENYALGRWTAGSGDQHELYDASTGEVVAIADGEGLDFAAMLDYGRRVGNPVLRRMTFHERGRMLKALALHLDSKKEDFYTLSYRSGATRADSWIDIEGGIGNLFANASLRRKFPDTPFYAESDPIALSKAGNFMGHHLMVPKEGVAVHINAYNFPIWGMLEKIAVNLLAGMPAIVKPALPSAYLTEAVVREIIRSGILPEGALQLVVGTGHGLLEHVTYQDVVTFTGSAETGRKLKGHPRILAESVPFNMEADSLNAAVLGPDAVPGTVEFDLFIKEVRKEMTAKAGQKCTAIRRIIVPENLVEDVQIALGKALAQTTVGHPQAEGVRMGALAGLDQVKRVREQVQRLAQNTPIVYGDLDNVQVIGGDCKTGAFMSPIVLLNSEPFKFTDSHELEAFGPVATLMPYKNVDEAIELANLGRGSLVCSVATNSPATATEFVLGAATHHGRILVLNGEVAKESTGHGSPLPLLVHGGPGRAGGGQEMGGLRGVEHFMQRVAIQGSPSMITAITQVYQPKAKQIEKDKHPFQHYFEELEIGQTYTTHRHTVSEADITNFAQVSGDNFYAHVDATSLDGTLFTGRVAHGYYVLSKAAGMFVDPRKGPVLLNYGLDECRFTKPVYPGMTIGVKLTVKEKIAQEKRDDDDVAKGIVRWLVDVSDETGETVAVATILTMVKKKDQE; encoded by the coding sequence ATGGCACAACTACTCGAAAACTACGCCCTGGGCCGCTGGACAGCGGGCTCCGGCGACCAGCACGAACTCTACGACGCCTCCACCGGCGAGGTGGTAGCCATTGCCGACGGTGAGGGGCTTGACTTCGCGGCCATGCTCGACTACGGCCGCCGCGTGGGCAACCCCGTGCTGCGCCGCATGACCTTCCACGAGCGGGGCCGCATGCTCAAGGCTCTGGCCCTGCACCTCGACAGCAAAAAGGAGGACTTCTACACCCTCAGCTACCGCAGCGGCGCCACCCGCGCCGACTCCTGGATTGACATCGAAGGCGGCATCGGCAACCTGTTCGCCAACGCCTCTTTGCGCCGCAAATTCCCCGATACGCCGTTCTATGCCGAGTCGGACCCTATTGCGCTGTCCAAGGCCGGCAACTTCATGGGCCACCACCTGATGGTGCCCAAGGAGGGCGTGGCCGTGCACATAAACGCCTACAACTTCCCCATCTGGGGCATGCTGGAGAAGATTGCCGTGAACCTGCTGGCCGGGATGCCAGCCATCGTGAAGCCGGCCCTGCCTTCGGCTTACCTCACCGAAGCCGTGGTGCGCGAAATCATCCGGTCGGGGATTCTGCCGGAGGGTGCGCTGCAGTTGGTGGTGGGCACCGGCCACGGTCTGCTCGAGCACGTCACGTACCAGGATGTGGTGACGTTTACGGGCTCGGCTGAAACCGGCCGCAAGCTCAAGGGCCACCCGCGCATTCTGGCTGAATCGGTGCCGTTCAACATGGAGGCCGACTCGCTGAATGCCGCCGTGCTGGGCCCCGACGCCGTGCCCGGCACCGTGGAGTTCGACCTGTTCATCAAGGAAGTACGCAAGGAAATGACGGCCAAAGCCGGGCAGAAATGCACCGCCATCCGCCGCATCATCGTGCCCGAAAACCTGGTAGAAGACGTGCAGATTGCGCTGGGCAAAGCCCTGGCCCAAACCACCGTGGGCCATCCGCAGGCTGAGGGCGTGCGCATGGGCGCCCTGGCCGGCCTCGACCAGGTGAAGCGCGTGCGCGAGCAGGTGCAGCGCCTGGCCCAGAACACGCCCATCGTGTACGGCGACCTGGACAACGTGCAGGTTATCGGCGGCGACTGCAAAACCGGCGCGTTCATGTCGCCGATTGTACTGCTGAACTCCGAGCCGTTCAAGTTCACCGACTCGCACGAGCTGGAAGCCTTCGGGCCGGTCGCCACGCTGATGCCCTACAAGAATGTGGACGAAGCCATCGAGCTGGCCAACCTGGGACGCGGCTCGCTGGTGTGCTCCGTGGCCACCAACAGCCCCGCCACCGCCACCGAGTTTGTGCTGGGTGCCGCCACGCACCACGGCCGGATTCTGGTGCTTAACGGCGAGGTAGCCAAGGAAAGCACCGGGCACGGCTCACCACTGCCGCTGCTGGTGCACGGCGGCCCCGGTCGGGCCGGTGGCGGCCAGGAAATGGGCGGTCTGCGCGGCGTGGAGCACTTCATGCAACGCGTGGCCATCCAGGGCTCGCCCAGCATGATTACGGCCATCACTCAGGTGTATCAGCCCAAGGCCAAGCAGATTGAGAAGGACAAGCACCCCTTCCAGCACTACTTCGAGGAGCTGGAAATCGGGCAGACGTACACCACCCACCGCCACACCGTTTCAGAGGCCGACATCACCAACTTTGCGCAGGTATCCGGCGACAACTTCTACGCCCACGTGGATGCCACTTCGCTGGACGGCACGCTGTTTACGGGCCGCGTGGCCCACGGCTACTACGTGCTCAGCAAGGCCGCCGGCATGTTCGTGGACCCGCGCAAAGGCCCCGTGCTGCTCAACTACGGCCTCGATGAGTGCCGCTTCACCAAGCCCGTGTACCCCGGCATGACCATCGGCGTGAAGCTCACGGTGAAGGAAAAAATAGCCCAGGAAAAGCGCGACGACGACGACGTAGCCAAAGGCATCGTGCGCTGGTTGGTAGACGTGTCCGACGAAACCGGCGAAACCGTAGCCGTAGCCACCATTTTGACGATGGTGAAAAAGAAAGACCAGGAGTAG